The window GTAAGCATCTAATTTTGTTGCAGTTATAACTTGAACAGATATGGAAAAACTGCGGTATCAAAACGTATTAATCGCTAAATACCGCATTACTTTTGTTTCATACTGATTGAAGCTTCATCTCGACGCTAAATTGGCCCATGATGGACCGTTGGAACTTTGAAATTCAGAAACTGGCCGAGGCTGGTTTCATGAAGAAATGGCATTCAGACGTTTTATtggaaatagaaataaaatcatgGAAAACGAAGAGGGCGGCTGATCAGCAGTACTCCAAAACAATCCAGTTTGACAGTTTGCTCTCAGCTTTCATAATATTACTTTTTGGCCTTGTGACTGCTCTCCTCACTTTCGTCTGGGAGATACGAGAACGAGGAAGATGAAGTGACCGTAGAGTTTCAGCAGCTGATAttatataacaataaatactCGCAgggaagtttaaaaatttctgacaCACTCTAAAGTTTCATTTAGAATTGggctgtataaatataaatttgtttggtgaataatattgtattttgaCCGTATGTTGTAGATTTTGTATCGGATAGCTTACTGtaagtcaaatttttcacagtatcGATGGCTCGATGCTTTATTTTTGCGGTAATGGGAAATGAATATTAATACATAAACTTAGTTTTCTTAGATTCTTAGAGCTATCCCATCTTTCTCAATACTTCTTACAGGAAATTCATTCAGTAAATAgttattgtacatacataacaTCATATAATctgatttcaataaaaagaTGTAGCAAGACATCAACTTTTCTCTCGTATTTTCTTCGTATTCTCTGAGCTGTTGATTCTACGGTACTCTTAGAAGTCTGTTTTTGTCTCCTTAGGGTTCAATCAGTGTAATAAGATTTCTTCATACCGAGTCTAATTGTGAGTAGAAAAATTCGTTACATTGAAATCGTAGAAAAAACGTGATGCGAACCCCTTCGAATTTTCCCAGTCACAATTTGGCTCATCTCGAATAATGCTAGAATCAATTGTTTGTCACCCCATGTCGACGTTATTTCTCGAGAGAAAATATTAATCGGAATATTAATTGGCTGCCAGTAGCGGACGAAGCGCTGCAGACGAGAAACGAAAATCTTCGTCGATCTTTCGTACTTCGAACATTTTCAACCACtctcacaaaaaaaaaaaaataattctaaaaactTCCAATTTGTAGCATCGAGCATGGAGTCGtggtttttttctcgtttattcAAGGTTAATAATACAATACACACTTCTAACGTATGTTTGAACGatcgtttttttcaattgagtATTTACTCGTGATTACATGTCGTTTGTTTAAACGTTGAGTCCACGTTCGGCTAAATCTTACTTTTATTACGTCCTCGCGGTCAATTTCCTGGCTGATCCGTTACCTTGTTGGGTCGACATGCTAGTCACTTGGGTAATTATTGTATCTGGTGTTACAAACCTCGCCTGTCACATAGATTTATTCTTCTCTCATAAATTGGTTGCTTTCTTGCGGGCATGAAGTGATCGCTATTCCTGGAAGAATGCAAAATTCAACTTGTGGTTATTATACCAGCGATGTCGTAGAACAAACATCGCGTTATTCATTCTTACCCTCGTGAAATATCATAATTACGCTGTCAAACGGTGCTGTTGATACTCTCGAGTTTACGAAgtacatttatattacacaggCCGATATACTTCTATCCCTTTATTATCAGTTTACTTTATACTTCATCGTTTACGAAACTCGGCTCGTGTTTCGTGTATGAATGTTTCATAATCTGCAAATATGCATAGCACGATTCCGGGAGTGTTTATTCGCGATCAACGTTTTTTGTACCTAAAAATGCCTCATTTAGGTTTATACCTGCAGATAAAATGCAGCTCGGTGCGATATTTCTACTGGCCGCATTACCCGGGCTCTTGACGACAGCAAAGATTCTCTCACGAGACGAGGAAGCCGATTCATGGTCCACCGCTGTTAGAACTTCTGTCGACTACCTTCAATTCAATCTCGTTTTCCGTTTAACGTAACACTACATACGCAAACGTTCCAGGTCAatatcatcgatgtatgcTTCGCGACGTCAGAGACTCAAACAAGTATTTTGCTATCGGAAAATCTACCAATTGAGATATATCGTCAAGTTTGCGAGAGCTTGAAATACAGCGTCTTTACTGTAAGAAGGAAAGACCGCGGCTTTGTTCGACTCGAGTCGCTGGCGGAAATTATACTCAAACACTACGATCATTATCTAAAAACACAAGGAAAGCCGAACGCAGTTGTGATGTACGTAGAGCGGATGGATGATCTCGAATCAATATTGAACAACATGAAGTTCTCCGCGTGGAGAACTTGGAAGAACAGGATACGTTACCTCATCATTGTGCCAAGTATTTGAAATATGCGTTTATGTAATTACTATTTTGTGGTTTTCATGcttcattaattattattgaatcaGACGATTCTAATCGTTATAATCCATGGATGTGTGCTTCTTTTCTGAAACAAATGATTTTGTAACGCGTCATTCACAGGGACCTTGTGCAACGCGGAAAACGCTGATCAAATGTTCAGAGTTATTTGGAGCTACTGGATCCTTAACGCGATGATACTTTGCTCCTCCGATCATACTAAAGATTCGACCAAAAACGAATTGTACACTTACAATCCGTACTCATCGGATCACTCGCAACTGTGGAAAACGGTTATTCAAGAAACTGTCCAAGTTTTTACAcagccaaaaaatttcagtcacTCCTGGTACGTCTTCAGGGAAGACTTAATCGACATCAAGTCTCCGAAAGACTGCGATAGCTTGTTTTTCGATAAAACTCTGAACCTGGACAATTACCTTTTACCAATAAACATGTTCGTGATTCGTCCTGACCTATACGTCGATCAGAAGAAATCTGGCGTAGAGAAATATACGGGGTTGCATGGTTTGACTCTTCAGACACTCGCGAAAAAGCTGAGATTCAACGTGGATGAGGTAAGTTTCGGTCTTGAAATTCGCCGAGTCAGCACGATAGCAGTAGATTGAAATGGATATTTGATTTACCTTTCAAGACTTGCAACGACGACACTGACAAGCTCGGACGATTAATTCAAAACGGCTCGTACAACggggaattgaaaaatgcgTTTTACGGCCTATCAAATATACTAACCGGCAGTCATCTTATGACGGATTTCCCCGGTCTGGAAATGACCTATCCTTACATATCGAGTCAAGCATGTTTTGCATCTCGTTATGCTGACCTGTACCCTTCGTGGACAAACATTTTTGTCGCTAAAGTGATATGGATCGGACTTGGGCTCATCACACTACTCGTGACCGTTGTTCTGTACCTGCATAACAAGTCGCTGGGAATGATAGCTGCGTttctggacgcggagcgattTGTTGTTGGTAATTCAATAATCCGATTGCCAAAATCTATCAAATACAGATTCACTTTCGGATCGATATTTCTCGCCTTTCTGGTTCTCGACGGAATATTCAAAGGTAAATATTACACTTTACCAAGCTTTGTCAGAGTCGTATTCGAGAACAACCGACAGCTTGAAAAGTTTCTAAACATCATATGATTTTTCATGTTGCGTTACAGGTCGTTTCGTATCAACTTTGGCAAGCGATCGCCGATATCCAAATCTACACACGCTTGAGCAGGTCAAAGCGGAGGGCGTTCATCTCTACGGTTACGAGTTTTTTATGAATTGGATCGACGATcccgttttgaaaaaacgtttcCACGGCATCGTTCTTGAAAAGTGTCTTGACATGATAGCACGTGATGGTAAGCAGCGAGCCTGCTTAGCTCATTGCTCAACGTTACCATCAGTGTTTCCGAATTCCTCTATGCTGGTTCACAAAGCTTTAATTCCAGTCATCGACAATTACGCAGTGTAAGCATCTAATTTTGTTGTAATTCTCAACTGAGAAGATACGGAAAAACTTCGTTATCAAAACTTATTAATCACTAACTAATCTACTTTTGTTCCATCCTTATTGAAGCTTTGTTTCAACGCTAAATTGGCCCATGATGGACCGTTGGAACTTTGACATTCAAAAACTGCTCGAGGCTGGTATCATAAATAAATGGCATTCAGACGTTTTATtggaaatagaaataaaatcatgGAAAACGAAGAGGGCGGCTGTTCAGCCGTACTCCAAAACAATCCAGCTTAACAGTTTGCTCTCAGCTTTCATAATATTACTTTTTGGCCTTGCGACTGCTCTCCTCACTCTCGTCTGGGAGATACGTGAACGACGAAGATGAAGTGACCGGAGAGTTTCAGCAGCTGATATTATAGAACAATAAATACTCGCAGGgatgttcaaaaatttcttacacatTCTAAAGTTTCATTTGGAATTGGTTTGTACACATATAAACTTTCTTGGTGCATAAGAATAAGAACGATATTGTACTTTAACCGTAAGTTATAGATTTTCTATCGGATGATCCGCAGTAGGTCAAACTTTTCACGGTATCGGTGGCTTGTGTCTCTGCTTACATGCGAAACGGATACCAACAATAATTGCTTGAAACATTGTATAATTCGATGATTTTTACGGTAATAACAAATAGATATCAACTCACGAATTTAGTATGTTGCACACTGCAGAATTGAATAAAGAGCGAGTgaatgaagattttttaaattatcctttttttcttgataCTTTTTACAGGAAATTCATTAAACATACAGACGACAAACGAAAATCTTCGTTGACCTTTAatacttttatcattttcaatctctgTCATTGAAAAAACCTTTAGTGAGTGATTTACCCAATCTTCTCTACACTAAATTCCTGCGGCAATCGAACACGGTTAGGGCTAATACACCAGATAACATAGGAAGTATAATTCATCGAAGTTATGCTATGTAGACACAATTCTAAAacgatcatatttttcaattgagtATTTGCTTGTGACTATATATCGTTTAATTAAACGTCGAATATATCTTCGGCTGTATGTTAGTTTTATTACGTCCTCGCGTTCAATTTCCTGGCTGATCGATTGCCTTGTTTCGTCAACACGCTAAAATTACTCAGGTAATCATTGTATCTAGTGTCCCAAACGTCGCCTGTCACAAAGATTTACTCTTATTTCATAAATTGGTTGCTTTTTTGCAGGCACCGGCAATGAAGTGATCACTATTCCtggaaaaatgcaaaattcaacctGTGGTTATTATTCCATCGATACCGTAGAATAATCATATCGTTATTTATTCTTACCTTCGTGAAATATCATAAGCACGCTGTCAAACGGCGTTGTTGATACTCTCGAGTTTCCGAAATACAATTATCTTACACAGGCTGATATATTCAATTCACTTTATTGTTAGTTTACCCTATAATTTATCGCTTACGAAACTCGGCGCGTGTTTCATGTATGAATGTTTGATAATCTGCAAATGTTCACAGCACGATTTGTCGAGCGTTTATTCGCGACCACCGTTTTTTGTATCGAAACATGCTACACTTTGTTTCATACGTGCAAACAAAATGCAGCTCGATGCGATATTTCTACTGGCCGCATTACCCGGGCTCTTGACGACAGCAAAGATTCTCTCACGAGACGCGGAAGTCGATTCATGGTCCACCGCTGTTAGAACTTCTGTCGACTACCTTCAATTCAATCTCGTTTTCCGTTCAACGTAACACTACATACGCAAACTTTCCAGGTAAatatcatcgatgtatgcTTCGCGACGTCAGAGACTCAAACAAGTATTTTGCTATCGGAAAATCTACCAATTGAGATATATCGTCAAGTTTGCGAGAGCTTCAAATACAGCGTCTTTACTGTAAGAAGGAAAGACCGCGGCTTTGTTCGACTCGAATCGCTGGCGGAAATTATACTCAAACACTACGATCATTATCTAAAAACACAAGGAAAGCCGAACGCAGTTGTGATGTACGTAGAGCGGATGGATGATCTCGAATCAATATTGAACAACATGAAGTTCTCCGCGTGGAGAACTTGGAAGAACAGGATACGTTACCTCATCATTGTGCCAAGTATTTGAAATATGCGTTTATGCAATTACTATTTTGTGGTTTTCATGcttcattaattattattgaatcaGACGATTCTAATCGTTATAATCCACGGATGTGTGCTTCTTTTCTGAAACAAATGATTTTGTAACGCGTCATTCACAGGGACCTTGTGCAACGCGGAAAACGCTGATCAAATGTTCAGAGTTATTTGGAGCTACTGGATCCTTAACGCGATAATACTTTGCTCCTCCGATCATACTAAAGATTTGACCAAAAACGAATTGTACACTTACAATCCGTACTCATCGGATCACTCGCAACTGTGGAAAACGGTTATTCAAGAAACTGTCCAAGTTTTTACAcagccaaaaaatttcagtcacTCCTGGCACGTCTTCAGGGAAGACTTAATCGACATCAAGTCTCCGAAAGACTGCGATAGCTTGTTTTTCGACAAAACTCTGAACCTCGACAATTACCTTTTACCAATAAACATGTTCGTGATTCGTCCTGAAATATTCGTCGACCAAAAGAAATCTGGGGTAGAGAAATATACGGGGCTGCAAGGTTTGCCTCTTCAGACACTCGCGGAAAAGTTGAGATTTAACGTGGTTGAGGTAATTTTTGAACTTGAAATCTCCAAGGCAGCACAATATATCacgatttgaaatgaatattgaatttatttttcaaggtTTGCAACGACGACATTGACCCGTATGGGCAATTACTTGAAAATGGCTCGTACACcggagaattgaaaaatgcgTTTCACGGACTGTCGAACGTACTAACCGGCGGTCATCTTATGGTGGAGTTTCCTGGCATGGAAATGGCCTATCCTCACGTAACGGATGCAACATGTTTTGCATCTCGTTTCGGTGACCCATACCCTCTGTGGACAAACATTTTTGTAGCCAAAGAGATCTGGATTGGACTTGGGCTCATCACGCTACTCGTGACCGTCGTTCTCTACCTGCATAACAAGTCACTGGGAATGATAGCTGCGTTTTTGGATGCGGAGCGATTTGTTGTTGGTAATTCAATAATTCGATTACCTGAGACCATCAAATACAGATTCACCTTTGGATCAATTTTTCTCGCCTTCCTGGTTCTCGACGGAGTATTCAGAGgtaaatattacattttattaagCTCGTTCACAGTGATTTTTTGAGACAATAAACTGCTTAAGGGGCTTCTGAACAACATGGGATTCATCGATCATGTTGCGTTCTAGGTCGTTTCGTATCAACTTTAGCAAGTGGACACCGATATCCAAACCTGGATACGCTGGACCAAGTCAAGAAACAAGGGGTTGATATCTACGGCCACGGCTCTTTTCTAAATTGGTTCGACGATCCCGTTTTGAGGAAAGCATTCCATAGTGTCATCGCTGAAAAGTGTCTCGAAATGATAGCACTTGACGGCAAGCAGCGAGCCTGCTTAGCTCATTGCTTAACGTTACCATCCGTAATACCGAACTCCACCGTGACGATTCACAAAGCTGCAATTCCGGTCAAAGAAAATTACGCAGTGTAAGcttggaattttatttcatttattacttgaacggatgtaaaaaaaaatgcgttaTCAGATCTCAATAATCTTTAACCGTTGTATTATCTTTGTCTCATCCTGATTGAAGCTTTGTTTCAACGCTAAATTGGCCCCTGATAGACCGTTGGAACTTTGAGATGCAAAAACTGGTCGAGGCTGGTTTCATGAAGAAATGGCGCTCAGACGACAGGCTGGGCGTGGAAATGGAATCATGGAAAATCAGGAGAGCGGCTGATCAACAGTACTTCAGACCAATCCAGCTGAACACTTTGCATTCAGCTTTcgtgatattatttttcggcCTTGTCACTGCTCTCTTCACTTTTCTCTGCGAGATGAAAGAACGACGGAGATGGAGTGGCTGGTGGATTAcagaaggtgatagggaagaagaataaatacTTGGAATaaagctgaaaaatttctgctCCACGAAACGGGTGTAGcgagaaattaattatttttttattatttccttcTTATTTTCTCAGCTGTTGATTGTACGATGCCCGAGATATCGTTCTTAGCTTTCTCAGGGTCCAATTAGCCTACTAAactatatttattcaattcgcAAAGCATGAAATTCTCGCTCTatagatgaagaaaaaagtgagCCTACGAATTAATTTGGATTTTTTCGGTTCGCATTTGGACATGTTCGTATAACACCAGAATTGAATCTTCGATGctctatatcgacgtaatctAGCGGGATTATTCAATTGCGCGCAGTCTCGGGTCGCTGCAAACAACAACTCAAAACTTACGACCGGAATACACAAAATTTGCGTTAAATTATTGGAAGGATATGAGAACAATCATAAGTTCATAGCTACAGAAGTTCGGTCTAAGTTCAGTACagtatatttcatttatattgaTTCTGGTACGGGTCTTCGGGTGTCTGTGTGTAGTGATTATATGTGTTGACAAATAGAATTgcagtgaaaaacaaaaagaactGCAAGAATATGTCAAAAGCAAAAACTAGATATCTGATAATTACATCAGAAAATAGGTCTGAAGTATGCATTGCCTCTAGCAAAATGTGAACAATATTATATCGGATagttattattgaaattttaagtTATAGCTTATGTTTGAGACAACGTGCAGGTGGAACACACCTCTGCAGAAAACTGTGTGTTATTGTATTGTCACAATGTTATGTAACCTGacagaaaatttataaaataaacaatattctTCATATTTCCTTCGTATTTCCTCAGCTCTTGCTCCTTTGGTGTTCGATATATTTTCCCCGTTTTCTGGAGACCACTCCGTTTGCGAGGAATCATGTGATTCAATTGTGAAACAAATGATTATTGGCCCAAAAGTGGAAAACCGTTTGATACGTTTCGTGACTATTTCAAAGATTTTGGAAAGTACAAGATTACCGATATGATGCGGCTTGTCGACGTACATTTGCGAGAATATAAGATAGATTAAAATGAGTCatgaaagggtcatacaaatcaaatctgagaccaaaaattttcgcctcaaaaaatgaagaagaagtaaggctaaccctttgtatttttggcaaaaattttcgcgattttgaagagtggtgcaataaattctttctggcactattccgacgtaattttgcgagagaaatcgattgggcgaagtcccaatacgctgcgagcaacgaataaaaagttacagccgaaaaacgagaacctgtgttttcgacatttttcagcaggtgctttttccttcgtaacttctctcctgttgatcccacgccatttttgctgcgttttctgagttcctgggtgtccaattagtcgagtaagggtcatttaaatcgaatctgagaccaaaaattttttgcccgaaaaaaaagtaaggctaacccctttgtatttttggcgaaaattttggcgattctgaaaagtgctggaataaattctttctggcactattccgacgtaattttgcgagagaaatcgattgggcgcagtcccaatacgctgcgagcaacgaataaaaagttacagccgaaaaacgagaacctgtgttttcgacatttttcagcaggtgctttttccttcgtaacttctctcctgttgatcccacgccatttttgctgcgttttctgagttcctgggtgtccaattagtcgagtaagggtcatttaaatcgaatctgagaccaaaaattttttgcccgaaaaaaaagtaaggctaacccctttgtatttttggcgaaaattttggcgattctgaaaagtgctggaataaattctttctggcactattccgacgtaattttgcgagagaaatcgattgggcgcagtcccaatacgctgcgagcaacgaataaaaagttacagccgaaaaacgagaacctgtgttttcgaaatttttcagcaggtgctttttccttcgtaacttctctcctgttgatcccacgccatttttgctgcgttttctgagttcctgggtgtccaattagtcgagtaagggtcatttaaatcgaatctgagaccaaaaattttttgcccgaaaaaaaagtaaggctaacccctttgtatttttggcgaaaattttggcgattctggaaagtgctggaataaattctttctggcactattccgacgtaattttgcgagagaaatcgattgggcgcagtctcaatacgctgcgagcaacgaataaaaagttacagccgaaaaacgagaacctgtgttttcgacatttttcagcaggtgctttttccttcgtaacttctctcctgttgatcccacgccatttttgctgcgttttctgagttcctgggtgtccaattagtcaggtaagggtcatttaaatcgaatctgagaccaaaaattttttgcccgaaaaaaaagtaaggctaaccctttgtatttttggcgaaaattttggcgattctgaaaagtgctggaataaattctttctggcactattccgacgtaattttgcgagagaaatcgattgggcgcagtcccaatacgctgcgagtaacgaataaaaagttacagccgaaaaacgagaacctgtgttttcgacatttttcagcaggtgctttttccttcgtaacttctctcctgttgatcccacgccatttttgctgcgttttctgagttcctgggtgtccaattagtcgagtgagggtcatttaaatcgaatctgagaccaaaaattttttgcccgaaaaaaaagtaaggctaacccctttgtatttttggcgaaaattttggcgattctgaaaagtgctggaataaattctttctggcactattccgacgtaattttgcgagagaaatcgattgggcgcagtcccaatacgctgcgagcaacgaataaaaagttacagccgaaaaacgagaacctgtgttttcgacatttttcagcaggtgctttttccttcgtaacttctctcctgttgatcccacgccatttttgctgcgttttctgagttcctgggcgtccaactagtcaggtaagggtcatttaaatcgaatctgagaccaaaaattttttgcctcaaaaaaaagtaaggctaacccctttgtatttttggcgaaaattttggcgattctgaaaagtgctggaataaattctttctggcactattccgacgtaattttgcgagagaaatcgattgggcgcagtcccaatacgctgcgagcaacgaataaaaagttacagccgaaaaacgagaacctgtgttttcgacatttttcagcaggtgctttttccttcgtaacttctctcctgttgatcccacgccatttttgctgcgttttctgagttcctgggtgtccaattagtcgagtaagggtcatttaaatcgaatctgagaccaaaaattttttgccccaaaaaaaagtaaggctaacccctttgtatttttggcgaaaattttggcgattctggaaagtgctggaataaattctttctggcactattccgacgtaattttgcgagagcaatcgattgggcgcagtctcaatacgctgcgagcaacgaataaaaagttacagccgaaaaacgagaacctgtgttttcgacatttttcagcaggtgctttttccttcgtaacttctctcctgttgatctcacgccatttttgctgcgttttctgagttcctgggcgtccaactagtcaggtaagggtcatttaaatcgaatctgagaccaaaaattttttgcctcaaaaaaaagtaaggctaacccctttgtatttttggcgaaaattttggcgattctgaaaagtgctggaataaattctttctggcactattccgacgtaattttgcgagagaaatcgattaggcgcagtcccaatacgctgcgagcaacgaataaaaagttacagccgaaaaacgagaacctgtgttttcgacatttttcagcaggtgctttttccttcgtaacttctctcctgttgatcccacgccatttttgctgcgttttcagagttcctgggtgtccaattagtcgagtaagggtcatttaaatcgaatctgagaccaaaaattttttgcccgaaaaaaaagtaaggctaacccctttgtatttttggcgaaaattttggcgattctggaaagtgctggaataaattctttctggcactattccgacgtaattttgcgagagaaatcgattgggcgcagtcccaatacgctgcgagcaacgaataaaaagttacagccgaaaaacgagaacctgtgttttcgacatttttcagcaggtgctttttccttcgtaacttctctcctgttgatcccacgccatttttgctgcgttttctaagttcctgggCGTCCAactagtcaggtaagggtcatttaaatcgaatctgagaccaaaaattttttgcctcaaaaaaaagtaaggctaacccctttgtatttttggcgaaaattttggcgattctgaaaagtgctggaataaattctttctggcactattccgacgtaattttgcgagagaaatcgattgggcgcagtcccaatacgctgcgagcaacgaataaaaagttacagccgaaaaacgagaacctgtgttttcgacatttttcagcaggtgctttttccttcgtaacttctctcctgttgatcccacgccatttttgctgcgttttctgagttcctgggtgtccaattagtcgagtaagggtcatttaaatcgaatctgagaccaaaaattttttgccccaaaaaaaagtaaggctaacccctttgtatttttggcgaaaattttggcgattctggaaagtgctggaataaattctttctggcactattccgacgtaattttgcgagagcaatcgattgggcgcagtctcaatacgctgcgagcaacgaataaaaagttacagccgaaaaacgagaacctgtgttttcgacatttttcagcaggtgctttttccttcgtaacttctctcctgttgatctcacgccatttttgctgcgttttctgagttcctgggcgtccaactagtcaggtaagggtcatttaaatcgaatctgagaccaaaaattttttgcctcaaaaaaaagtaaggctaacccctttgtatttttggcgaaaattttggcgattctgaaaagtgctggaataaattctttctggcactattccgacgtaattttgcgagagaaatcgattgggcgcagtcccaatacgctgcgagcaacgaataaaaagttacagccgaaaaacgagaacctgtgttttcgacatttttcagcaggtgctttttccttcg is drawn from Neodiprion fabricii isolate iyNeoFabr1 chromosome 3, iyNeoFabr1.1, whole genome shotgun sequence and contains these coding sequences:
- the LOC124177655 gene encoding uncharacterized protein LOC124177655, which produces MYVERMDDLESILNNMKFSAWRTWKNRIRYLIIVPRTLCNAENADQMFRVIWSYWILNAIILCSSDHTKDLTKNELYTYNPYSSDHSQLWKTVIQETVQVFTQPKNFSHSWHVFREDLIDIKSPKDCDSLFFDKTLNLDNYLLPINMFVIRPEIFVDQKKSGVEKYTGLQGLPLQTLAEKLRFNVVEVCNDDIDPYGQLLENGSYTGELKNAFHGLSNVLTGGHLMVEFPGMEMAYPHVTDATCFASRFGDPYPLWTNIFVAKEIWIGLGLITLLVTVVLYLHNKSLGMIAAFLDAERFVVGNSIIRLPETIKYRFTFGSIFLAFLVLDGVFRGRFVSTLASGHRYPNLDTLDQVKKQGVDIYGHGSFLNWFDDPVLRKAFHSVIAEKCLEMIALDGKQRACLAHCLTLPSVIPNSTVTIHKAAIPVKENYAVFVSTLNWPLIDRWNFEMQKLVEAGFMKKWRSDDRLGVEMESWKIRRAADQQYFRPIQLNTLHSAFVILFFGLVTALFTFLCEMKERRRWSGWWITEGDREEE